A section of the Humulus lupulus chromosome 2, drHumLupu1.1, whole genome shotgun sequence genome encodes:
- the LOC133819828 gene encoding chaperone protein dnaJ 20, chloroplastic-like, with the protein MRCHGVTIPGSDSRFFIPNNLTPRPTNLNPTTTTMIFSVRVPKPVYSTRNRSGSVKAEAAVNGAVVAEAAVESSFYELLGIPETGSLVEIKQAYKQLARKYHPDVSPPGRVEEYTRRFIRVQEAYETLSDPCRRALYDRDMAKGLHLAFSARRRYQNNQGMEEKSEWKNRWQSQLSELKRRSMSKDGRGNNMSWGARMRRRNGDLSNDL; encoded by the exons ATGCGATGCCATGGCGTAACGATCCCAGGGAGCGATTCTCGCTTCTTCATCCCCAACAATTTGACCCCAAGACCCACAAATCTTAatcccaccaccaccaccatgatTTTCTCGGTCAGAGTTCCCAAACCCGTTTACTCGACCCGAAACCGCTCCGGGTCTGTGAAAGCCGAGGCCGCCGTGAACGGTGCGGTTGTGGCGGAGGCGGCGGTCGAGTCGAGCTTCTACGAGCTTCTGGGCATACCCGAAACCGGATCGCTGGTCGAAATCAAGCAAGCTTATAAGCAACTGGCGAGGAAGTACCACCCGGACGTTTCGCCTCCGGGTCGGGTCGAAGAGTACACCAGGAGGTTTATTCGGGTACAGGAGGCCTACGAGACCTTGTCTGATCCGTGTCGGAGAGCCCTTTACGATCGAGACATGGCTAAGGGTCTTCATCTAGCTTTCTCTGCTCGAAGACGATACCAGAACAACCAg GGAATGGAAGAGAAAAGCGAATGGAAAAACCGTTGGCAAAGTCAGCTCTCGGAGCTTAAAAGAAGAAGCATGAGTAAGGATGGTAGAGGTAACAACATGTCGTGGGGAGCTCGAATGCGCCGGCGGAATGGCGATTTGTCTAACGATTTATAG